The following are from one region of the Lonchura striata isolate bLonStr1 chromosome 26, bLonStr1.mat, whole genome shotgun sequence genome:
- the POU3F1 gene encoding POU domain, class 3, transcription factor 1: protein MAAAAQYLPRSAALMHPDGDRLHQGTTYREVQKMMHHEYLQGLAPAAGHAVGLAHHQWLPSAGTDWGSGGGGGGAHLPPAEHAKGGPPGPREELSAAAFHHRPHLVHQPAAGGAAGGWAQGGAHHLPPMSPPSGQPLLYAQPYAGLNGMLGPPAPALHHGLRDPLGAEEAGGHELAASPPPLGPPEPSDEDAPSSDDLEQFAKQFKQRRIKLGFTQADVGLALGTLYGNVFSQTTICRFEALQLSFKNMCKLKPLLNKWLEETDSSTGSPTNLDKIAAQGRKRKKRTSIEVGVKGALENHFLKCPKPSAHEITSLADSLQLEKEVVRVWFCNRRQKEKRMTPAGVPHPPMEDVYAQADTSPLHHALPGAVQ from the coding sequence ATGGCCGCCGCCGCGCAGTACCTGCCGCGCTCCGCCGCGCTCATGCACCCCGACGGCGACCGGCTGCACCAGGGCACCACGTACCGCGAGGTGCAGAAGATGATGCACCACGAGTACCTGCAGGGACTGGCTCCCGCCGCCGGGCACGCCGTCGGGTTGGCGCACCACCAGTGGCTGCCCAGCGCCGGCACGGACTGGGGCAGCGgtgggggcggcgggggcgcgcacCTTCCGCCCGCCGAGCACGCCAAGGGCGGCCCGCCGGGACCCCGCGAAGAGCTGTCCGCCGCCGCCTTCCATCACCGGCCGCACCTGGTGCACcagccggcggcgggcggcgcggcgggcggctGGGCGCAGGGCGGCGCGCACCACCTGCCGCCCATGTCCCCGCCGTCGGGGCAGCCGCTGCTCTACGCGCAGCCCTACGCGGGCCTCAACGGGATGCTGGGCCCGCCGGCGCCGGCGCTGCACCACGGGCTGCGCGACCCGCTGGGCGCCGAGGAGGCGGGCGGCCACGAGCTGGCGGCCTCGCCGCCGCCGCTGGGGCCGCCCGAGCCGTCGGACGAGGACGCGCCCAGCTCCGACGACCTGGAGCAGTTCGCCAAGCAGTTCAAGCAGCGGCGGATCAAGCTGGGCTTCACGCAGGCCGACGTGGGGCTGGCGCTGGGCACCCTGTACGGGAACGTCTTCTCGCAGACCACCATCTGCCGGTTCGAGGCGCTGCAGCTGAGCTTCAAGAACATGTGCAAGCTGAAGCCGCTGCTCAACAAGTGGCTGGAGGAGACGGACTCCAGCACGGGCAGCCCCACCAACCTGGACAAGATCGCGGCGCAGGGCCGGAAGCGCAAGAAGCGGACGTCCATCGAGGTGGGCGTCAAGGGCGCCCTGGAGAACCACTTCCTCAAGTGCCCCAAGCCCTCGGCGCACGAGATCACCTCCCTGGCGGactccctgcagctggagaaagagGTGGTGCGGGTCTGGTTCTGCAACCGGCGGCAGAAGGAGAAGCGGATGACGCCGGCCGGGGTCCCGCATCCCCCCATGGAGGACGTTTACGCACAGGCGGACACTTCGCCGCTGCACCACGCGCTGCCCGGCGCCGTGCAGTGA